A window from Planococcus maritimus encodes these proteins:
- the rpoZ gene encoding DNA-directed RNA polymerase subunit omega: MLYPSVDKLKSRIDSKYSLVALASKRARQLHEHGDEKLASYTSHKAVGKALEEIAEGVLTPVQQDASAIYEDEI, from the coding sequence ATGTTATACCCATCCGTTGATAAACTAAAAAGCCGCATTGATTCAAAATACTCGTTGGTAGCTTTGGCTTCCAAGAGAGCCCGCCAATTACACGAACATGGCGATGAGAAACTGGCTTCCTATACATCTCATAAAGCGGTTGGAAAAGCGCTTGAAGAGATTGCAGAAGGCGTATTGACGCCAGTCCAGCAAGATGCATCCGCGATTTACGAAGACGAAATTTAA
- a CDS encoding extracellular matrix/biofilm biosynthesis regulator RemA family protein, with protein sequence MKRKPKFISIGSGNAVSVDRIVSMIQPDSAPSKRLMQEARSKGLLVDATGGKKTKSIFVMDSDHVVISALSIETALARIEENDDEASEG encoded by the coding sequence ATGAAAAGAAAGCCGAAGTTCATATCTATTGGATCGGGCAATGCGGTGTCAGTGGACCGCATCGTCTCAATGATTCAGCCGGACTCGGCGCCTTCCAAGCGCTTGATGCAAGAGGCGCGCAGCAAAGGCTTGCTCGTTGATGCGACAGGCGGCAAGAAGACCAAGTCGATCTTTGTCATGGATAGCGATCACGTGGTCATTTCCGCGCTGTCGATCGAGACAGCACTTGCGCGGATTGAAGAAAATGATGATGAGGCAAGCGAGGGATAA